A single window of Eucalyptus grandis isolate ANBG69807.140 chromosome 1, ASM1654582v1, whole genome shotgun sequence DNA harbors:
- the LOC104436517 gene encoding uncharacterized protein LOC104436517 encodes MIPRHSCEMEGNGPKRTFTMNWDALGDEDEDDRFFESRDRLSCAIALDLASSNSDDDDDEDFEDSRISFASAVSGASAERFRSLSGIRASTSMSQDYEIWISQPGSISERRKRLFQGMGLSNKDLLRLASAEFKTVASKKVGSQKSSSLIVNNDNPSDEQKKGNASCIHLAPVILVRSRSDGDIDFPPIAKRKEEFFGATSKQRLTRTSSTLCGPCVPACRYPDSIRVSPQGGNTSAFGQRRRLSTMISNSRLGAFFLIKNLDTGKGFIVNEYDEEGMWNRLSDLQTGKQLTMEEFEKSVGYSPVVKELMRRENVSQITDGSVILAERKFNPNSYLSKSLRLSKRSGVALLKNIKGVANSMSGLIVDKERENQPIQEPNPGKSSSEWVKVRQHGKSYKELSALRFCQEIQAHEGSIWTMKFNSDGRYLASAGEDKTIHVWKVQDCDMMPPRQLDEWYWSPTHSLASSTPDRQCYAEPSPQPVEKKKGKGSLSSKKGNLIPDYVHVPETVFSLSESPVCSFTGHLDDVLDLSWSKSELLLSSSMDKTVRLWDVEMKSCLKLFAHNDYVTCIQFNPIDDMYFISGSLDAKIRIWSIPDRHVIDWTDLHEMVTAVCYTPDGEGAIVGSHKGGCRMYSIKDCKLKQISQLEIQNKKKSQAKKITGFQFSPCNSSEVLVTSADSRVRIVEGSDITHKLRGFRNTSSQIAASFTQDGKYVISASEDSQVYVWKRETPRNSNTAKAKALVTTKSYEHFPCRDVSVAIPWPGTIRGDPPAVPIHSKRNSKRSTSTQPPVSNGSPTQEDHSPLMGNSKRQMLPPLPKKANPMERASIPPEEDLAQLSRLDSGIGGGIGESFNSDSSSARYGESPSISVAANSSLASWSSSWSWFDSSNSNGANATQATAWGMVIVTGGLRGEIRAYQNFGLPRKVGRQANLF; translated from the exons atgaTCCCACGCCATTCCTGCGAAATGGAAGGGAATGGACCCAAGAGAACGTTTACTATGAATTGGGATGCCTTGGGCGATGAGGACGAAGATGATCGCTTCTTTGAATCCCGCGACCGGTTGTCCTGTGCCATTGCGCTGGACTTGGCATCCTCAAACtctgatgacgatgacgatgaggACTTCGAAGACAGCCGAATCTCCTTCGCCTCTGCTGTGTCCGGTGCATCTGCAGAGAGATTTCGGAGCCTATCGGGCATCAGGGCTTCGACCTCTATGTCACAGGACTACGAGATCTGGATCTCGCAGCCTGGCTCAATCAGCGAGAGGCGTAAGCGGCTGTTCCAGGGGATGGGGCTCTCTAACAAGGACCTTCTCCGACTTGCAAGTGCTGAGTTCAAGACGGTTGCCTCTAAGAAGGTAGGAAGCCAAAAATCCTCGTCTTTGATTGTCAATAATGATAATCCAAGCGACGAGCAAAAAAAGGGAAACGCGTCTTGTATTCATTTAGCTCCTGTCATTCTTGTCCGATCAAGATCGGATGGCGACATAGATTTCCCCCCGATTgccaagagaaaggaagagtttTTTGGTGCAACATCCAAACAGCGCCTTACGAGGACCTCATCCACATTGTGCGGGCCATGTGTACCAGCTTGCCGGTATCCCGATTCCATCAGAGTATCACCGCAAGGTGGGAATACGTCAGCGTTTGGCCAGCGGAGGCGCTTGTCAACCATGATCTCAAACAGTCGATTAGGCGCCTTCTTTCTTATAAAGAATTTGGATACCGGGAAGGGGTTCATTGTGAATGAGTACGACGAAGAGGGGATGTGGAATCGGCTCAGCGATCTGCAGACTGGGAAGCAGCTTACCATGGAAGAGTTCGAGAAAAGTGTAGGGTATTCCCCCGTTGTGAAAGAGCTCATGCGGAGGGAAAACGTATCCCAGATCACTGACGGTAGCGTCATCTTGGCAGAGAGGAAGTTCAATCCAAATTCATACCTCTCAAAAAGCTTGAGGCTGAGCAAGAGGAGTGGAGTCGCGTTGCTTAAGAACATTAAGGGGGTCGCGAACTCAATGAGCGGATTGATTGTAGACAAGGAGAGGGAGAACCAGCCAATCCAAGAACCGAACCCAGGCAAGAGCTCGTCGGAGTGGGTAAAAGTGAGGCAGCACGGAAAGTCGTACAAGGAGCTGAGTGCCTTGCGCTTCTGTCAGGAGATACAGGCTCACGAGGGCTCAATTTGGACCATGAAGTTCAACTCAGATGGGCGTTACCTTGCAAGCGCTGGAGAGGACAAGACGATTCATGTGTGGAAGGTACAAGATTGCGACATGATGCCTCCAAGGCAGCTAGACGAGTGGTATTGGAGCCCAACACATTCTTTGGCAAGTAGTACACCGGATCGACAGTGTTATGCCGAGCCATCACCTCAGCCggtggaaaagaagaaggggaagggtTCGCTAAGTAGCAAGAAGGGGAATCTGATCCCCGACTATGTTCACGTGCCTGAAAcggttttctctctctcagagaGCCCCGTGTGCTCTTTCACAGGTCACTTGGATGATGTCCTGGATCTATCTTGGTCAAAATCAGAG CTACTCCTTTCATCTTCAATGGACAAAACTGTGAGGCTGTGGGATGTGGAAATGAAGAGCTGTTTGAAGCTGTTTGCGCACAATGATTATG TGACTTGCATACAGTTCAACCCGATAGATGACATGTATTTCATAAGTGGTTCGCTGGATGCAAAGATCCGGATATGGAGCATACCAGATCGCCATGTTATTGACTGGACCGATCTTCATGAGATGGTCACCGCGGTTTGCTACACCCCAGATGGCGAG GGCGCTATCGTAGGATCGCACAAAGGAGGTTGCAGGATGTACAGCATAAAGG ATTGTAAACTGAAACAAATCAGTCAGCTTGAGATTCAGAACAAGAAAAAGTCCCAAGCCAAAAAGATAACAGGTTTCCAG TTTTCACCATGCAATTCATCTGAAGTTCTTGTCACCTCGGCCGATTCCCGTGTTCGCATTGTTGAGGGCTCAGACATCACGCACAAGCTCAGAG GTTTCCGAAATACTAGCAGCCAAATCGCAGCTTCGTTTACTCAAGATGGGAAGTATGTCATATCGGCGAGTGAAGATTCTCAAGTATatgtgtggaagagagagacTCCACGGAATTCCAACACAGCCAAGGCCAAAGCTCTGGTTACTACCAAGTCATATGAGCACTTCCCTTGCCGAGATGTCTCGGTGGCAATTCCTTGGCCCGGTACCATAAGAGGTGACCCGCCAGCTGTGCCGATCCATTCCAAGAGGAATTCCAAACGCTCAACCTCAACACAGCCACCAGTTTCTAATGGCTCGCCGACTCAAGAGGATCATAGCCCTTTGATGGGGAACAGCAAGAGACAGATGTTGCCACCTCTACCTAAGAAGGCGAACCCCATGGAGCGAGCCTCGATTCCTCCTGAGGAGGATCTTGCCCAGCTGTCCCGCCTGGACTCGGGGATTGGGGGCGGCATCGGGGAGTCTTTCAACTCCGATTCCAGCTCGGCCAGGTATGGCGAATCACCATCCATCTCGGTGGCTGCTAACTCGTCGTTGGCTTCGTGGTCTTCATCTTGGTCTTGGTTCGACAGCAGCAACAGCAATGGGGCTAATGCTACGCAAGCGACAGCTTGGGGAATGGTGATCGTTACTGGGGGTTTACGGGGTGAGATAAGAGCTTACCAGAATTTCGGTTTGCCGCGTAAAGTTGGTCGTCAAGCGAATCTTTTCTAA